The Enterococcus sp. 7F3_DIV0205 genome has a window encoding:
- a CDS encoding PhoH family protein — translation MTENQSISLELKLNDSDDVSMLLGTHDKHIKFLEENTAVTINTRGETIQLLGEESEVQLIASVLRTLQVLIQRGIKISTPDVVSALKMARSGDLESFVTMYEEEILKDHHGRAIRIKNIGQKRYIDAVRKRDIIFGIGPAGTGKTFLAVVMAVSALKKGEVQKIILTRPAVEAGESLGFLPGDLKEKVDPYLRPVYDALYQVFGMDHTNRLMERGVIEIAPLAYMRGRTLDDAFVILDEAQNTTVAQMKMFLTRLGFNSRMIVNGDTSQIDLPKGVASGLIHAEKTLQSIDKIAFVHFDASDVVRHPVVAQIIRAYEKESQK, via the coding sequence TTGACAGAGAATCAATCAATATCGTTAGAATTGAAATTAAATGATTCTGATGATGTGAGTATGCTTTTAGGAACCCATGACAAACATATAAAATTTTTAGAAGAAAATACTGCTGTAACGATCAACACTCGTGGTGAGACGATTCAATTGTTGGGCGAAGAGTCAGAAGTTCAATTGATTGCATCTGTTCTACGTACATTACAAGTGTTGATTCAACGGGGAATCAAAATTAGTACGCCTGATGTTGTGTCCGCTTTGAAAATGGCAAGAAGCGGTGATTTAGAGAGCTTTGTAACAATGTATGAAGAAGAGATTCTCAAAGATCATCATGGTAGAGCAATCAGAATCAAGAACATTGGTCAAAAGAGATATATTGATGCGGTACGCAAGCGCGACATTATCTTTGGGATTGGCCCTGCTGGAACAGGGAAAACTTTTTTAGCAGTAGTAATGGCTGTTTCAGCGCTAAAAAAAGGAGAAGTTCAAAAAATCATTTTGACTCGTCCTGCTGTTGAAGCTGGAGAGAGTTTAGGTTTTTTGCCAGGGGATCTAAAAGAAAAAGTCGATCCATATCTACGACCAGTCTATGATGCGTTATATCAAGTTTTTGGTATGGATCATACCAACCGTTTAATGGAACGTGGAGTGATTGAGATCGCACCATTAGCTTACATGAGGGGACGAACTCTGGATGATGCTTTCGTTATCCTCGATGAAGCACAAAATACAACCGTGGCTCAAATGAAAATGTTTTTGACAAGGCTCGGTTTTAACTCAAGAATGATTGTCAATGGCGACACAAGTCAAATCGATTTGCCTAAAGGCGTAGCCAGCGGTTTGATTCATGCAGAAAAGACGTTACAATCGATTGACAAAATTGCTTTTGTTCATTTTGATGCTAGTGATGTTGTAAGACATCCAGTAGTTGCTCAAATCATTCGAGCATATGAAAAAGAAAGTCAAAAATAG
- a CDS encoding HD family phosphohydrolase, which produces MKYSLLKLRDKLGKAYIPILLLVFSCFLFIIMFGSVHQKKVEIKEGQLAENTIRANKNVENTYETAQKKKLAAEAVTPEYIYQEETADVQHKRIEKLFKLIITANEKTDKEYEEKKAKAKKDETIPKPTIEERVANLKAQFESLDQDEVTFYQKFPNVFYQNIFSLDASQIQQVKTESLKIIDDKMKDHVREADLDNIRQSAIEKIQFLDVTSTMQQEIRYIVNEGIVANDFANDKKTKEMRQNAMDAVPPAMIYQGEIIVREGTQIDSKAMEKLELLGMTNQSTSLFPMAALGLAIVMQVLVLLFFTKQVTEEGKRRHFILFYVGAMSLSVVLMKFFQIFQTEQMMYISLFFPAAFTPLVLNYFVSRRAGVLAAVFQVIFSLFVFYNSIGTNSLTIILVSYMFSGLLATVVKRTRIGEQGLVAVFWVIIFPVCLDFILMIYQGMSFFDGKSWTMMICALAGTVLSFLATMGLHPYIELLVTDDSVIVLNELSNPNHPLLKQLLEEAPGTYHHSMMVASLSANAVAEIGGRSLLTRVACYYHDIGKIKHANFFVENLPAGAENPHNFLLPEDSKQIIFGHVIDGAKILEDYHMPEMVIDICRQHHGTTLMKFFYVKAKERNPDISEVDFRYPGPKPQTREAGIVSIADTCEAAVRAMDHPTNEKIQAFVHNVIQDRISDGQLDDCGLTMKEIRIIEKSLVNGLCSTFHSRIKYPKMKSEAEEMKDEQEKRDD; this is translated from the coding sequence TTGAAATACTCGTTATTAAAATTACGCGATAAACTAGGGAAAGCGTATATTCCTATACTTTTACTTGTTTTTTCATGCTTTTTATTCATTATTATGTTCGGTAGTGTCCATCAAAAAAAGGTAGAGATAAAAGAAGGACAATTAGCTGAAAATACTATTCGAGCAAATAAAAACGTTGAAAATACGTATGAAACAGCACAAAAGAAAAAACTGGCGGCTGAAGCGGTCACTCCTGAATATATCTATCAGGAAGAAACGGCTGATGTTCAGCACAAGCGAATTGAAAAACTATTTAAACTGATTATTACTGCAAATGAAAAGACTGACAAAGAGTACGAAGAAAAAAAAGCGAAGGCTAAAAAAGACGAAACGATTCCAAAACCAACTATTGAAGAAAGAGTGGCCAATTTAAAAGCTCAATTTGAATCGTTGGACCAAGATGAAGTTACTTTTTATCAAAAATTTCCCAATGTATTTTACCAAAATATATTTTCCTTGGATGCAAGTCAGATTCAGCAAGTAAAGACTGAAAGTTTAAAAATCATTGACGATAAGATGAAAGATCATGTTCGCGAAGCGGATTTAGATAATATTCGTCAGAGTGCGATCGAGAAGATTCAATTTCTTGATGTCACAAGCACGATGCAGCAAGAAATTCGCTATATTGTAAATGAAGGTATTGTAGCAAATGATTTTGCTAATGATAAAAAGACTAAAGAAATGCGTCAAAATGCTATGGATGCTGTTCCACCTGCAATGATCTATCAAGGGGAGATCATCGTTCGTGAGGGAACTCAAATCGACAGTAAAGCGATGGAAAAGCTTGAACTATTAGGTATGACAAACCAAAGCACTTCGCTATTTCCAATGGCTGCATTAGGTTTGGCAATCGTGATGCAGGTTTTAGTGTTGTTGTTTTTCACGAAACAAGTGACAGAAGAAGGCAAGCGCAGACACTTCATTTTATTTTACGTAGGCGCGATGTCTTTAAGTGTCGTCCTGATGAAATTTTTCCAGATTTTCCAAACTGAACAGATGATGTATATCTCATTATTTTTTCCAGCAGCATTTACGCCTCTGGTACTAAATTATTTTGTTAGTAGAAGAGCCGGAGTTTTAGCGGCTGTTTTTCAAGTGATTTTTTCACTTTTTGTGTTTTATAATTCTATTGGAACGAACTCTTTGACAATCATTCTAGTGAGCTATATGTTTTCAGGGCTATTGGCAACAGTAGTCAAACGCACTCGTATTGGCGAGCAAGGATTAGTTGCTGTATTTTGGGTGATTATCTTTCCAGTTTGCTTAGATTTTATTTTGATGATTTATCAAGGGATGAGTTTCTTTGATGGTAAATCATGGACAATGATGATTTGTGCATTAGCTGGAACAGTCTTATCTTTCCTTGCTACAATGGGTCTCCATCCGTATATAGAATTACTTGTCACTGATGACAGTGTGATTGTATTAAATGAACTCAGTAATCCAAACCATCCGTTGTTAAAACAACTACTTGAAGAAGCGCCTGGAACGTACCATCATAGTATGATGGTGGCGAGTCTAAGTGCAAATGCTGTGGCTGAAATCGGTGGTCGTTCTTTATTAACAAGAGTTGCTTGTTATTATCATGATATTGGTAAAATCAAGCATGCAAATTTCTTTGTTGAAAATTTACCAGCGGGAGCTGAGAATCCACATAATTTCTTATTACCTGAAGATAGCAAACAAATTATTTTTGGACATGTTATTGACGGTGCTAAAATATTGGAAGACTATCATATGCCTGAAATGGTGATTGATATTTGCCGTCAACATCATGGAACGACGTTAATGAAGTTTTTCTATGTGAAAGCAAAAGAACGAAATCCAGATATTTCTGAAGTTGATTTCAGATACCCAGGTCCTAAGCCTCAAACCAGAGAAGCAGGGATTGTTAGTATTGCTGACACTTGTGAAGCGGCTGTTCGTGCGATGGATCATCCGACAAACGAGAAAATCCAAGCCTTTGTTCATAATGTTATTCAAGATCGAATTTCAGATGGACAACTGGATGATTGCGGTTTAACAATGAAAGAAATTCGGATCATCGAGAAGTCTCTAGTCAATGGCTTATGTAGCACATTCCATTCTAGAATCAAGTATCCAAAAATGAAATCCGAAGCAGAAGAAATGAAAGATGAACAAGAAAAGAGAGATGACTAA
- the ybeY gene encoding rRNA maturation RNase YbeY, with the protein MDISFIDETNNLSKENLEEVESLLQFAADFLKISEDTEMSVSFMDNAGIQVINRDYRGKDVPTDVISFALEEEGEDELPIIFEDADEAFPRNLGDIMISTERAAEQAAEYGHSFERELGFLAVHGFLHLNGYDHMEPDDEKEMFGLQKEILDAYGLKR; encoded by the coding sequence ATGGATATTTCATTCATTGATGAAACAAATAATTTATCTAAAGAAAATTTAGAAGAAGTAGAAAGTCTGCTGCAGTTTGCAGCTGATTTTCTGAAAATATCTGAAGATACTGAAATGTCCGTGTCTTTTATGGATAATGCAGGTATTCAGGTGATAAATAGAGATTATCGTGGAAAAGATGTACCTACAGATGTTATCAGTTTTGCATTGGAAGAAGAAGGCGAAGATGAGTTGCCGATTATTTTTGAAGATGCAGATGAAGCTTTTCCAAGAAACCTTGGGGATATCATGATATCGACTGAACGAGCGGCAGAACAAGCAGCAGAATATGGTCATTCTTTTGAACGCGAATTAGGATTTTTGGCTGTGCACGGTTTTTTACATTTAAACGGCTATGATCATATGGAACCTGATGATGAGAAAGAAATGTTTGGTTTACAGAAAGAGATCTTAGATGCCTATGGACTCAAAAGATAA
- a CDS encoding diacylglycerol kinase family protein, with protein MPMDSKDKRTAKNKHFIASLEFALQGIKTVFKEERNMRTHVLMGGATIIVGIILRLAISEWLWLLLAIFLVLVMEIINTVFENVVDMVTDFHFHPIGKKIKDMAAGAVLLTSGFAVVVGVLLFVPKIWQIIQDFL; from the coding sequence ATGCCTATGGACTCAAAAGATAAACGGACAGCGAAGAATAAACATTTTATAGCCTCGTTGGAGTTTGCTCTCCAAGGAATCAAAACAGTATTTAAGGAAGAACGTAACATGCGAACCCATGTTTTAATGGGGGGGGCGACAATTATTGTGGGCATTATTTTACGATTAGCAATCTCAGAATGGTTGTGGTTGTTGCTTGCAATCTTTCTTGTATTAGTGATGGAGATAATTAATACAGTGTTTGAAAATGTAGTCGACATGGTAACGGATTTCCATTTTCATCCAATCGGTAAAAAAATCAAAGATATGGCTGCAGGCGCAGTTCTTTTAACATCAGGATTTGCTGTGGTTGTTGGAGTACTGTTGTTTGTCCCAAAAATTTGGCAGATAATACAAGATTTTTTATAG
- the era gene encoding GTPase Era, which translates to MTDIHKSGFVAIVGRPNVGKSTLLNRIVGQKIAIMSDKAQTTRNKIQGIYTVPEAQIVFIDTPGIHKPKHRLGDFMVETAYSALREVDATLFMISADQKRGKGDDFIIERLKTMTSPVYLVINKIDTVHPDQLLGIIEDYASQMEFAEVVPISATEGNNVDRLMDVLVDQMPEGPQYFPDDQVTDHPEYFIVSELVREKVLLLTRDEIPHSVAVVVDSMKRDENDKVRIQATIIVERDSQKGIIIGKGGKMLKQIGTKARQDIEHLLDDKVYLELWVKVQKDWRDKKVHLQDFGYRKDDY; encoded by the coding sequence ATGACAGATATACACAAATCCGGATTTGTAGCGATTGTAGGAAGACCAAATGTTGGTAAATCTACTTTATTGAACCGAATTGTCGGACAAAAAATTGCAATTATGAGTGATAAAGCACAAACCACTAGAAACAAGATACAAGGAATTTATACAGTTCCAGAAGCGCAAATCGTTTTTATTGATACACCAGGAATTCACAAGCCAAAACATCGTTTAGGTGATTTTATGGTTGAAACAGCTTATAGTGCTTTACGTGAAGTGGATGCAACGTTATTTATGATTAGTGCGGATCAAAAAAGAGGAAAAGGTGATGACTTTATCATCGAACGTCTTAAAACAATGACGAGCCCAGTCTATCTTGTAATCAATAAAATCGATACGGTTCATCCTGATCAACTTTTGGGAATTATTGAAGACTACGCAAGCCAAATGGAATTTGCAGAAGTTGTGCCAATCTCAGCTACTGAAGGGAATAATGTAGATCGTTTGATGGATGTTTTAGTAGATCAAATGCCTGAAGGCCCACAGTATTTTCCAGATGATCAAGTGACGGATCACCCTGAATATTTTATTGTTTCTGAATTGGTTCGTGAAAAAGTATTATTGCTTACAAGAGATGAGATTCCTCATTCCGTTGCAGTTGTGGTAGATTCGATGAAACGGGATGAGAATGATAAAGTACGTATTCAAGCAACGATCATCGTTGAGCGTGATAGCCAAAAAGGAATCATTATTGGTAAGGGCGGCAAGATGCTTAAACAAATTGGAACCAAAGCCAGACAAGATATTGAACATTTACTTGATGATAAAGTTTATTTAGAACTTTGGGTAAAAGTGCAAAAAGACTGGCGCGACAAAAAAGTTCATTTACAAGATTTTGGATATCGTAAAGACGATTATTAG
- the recO gene encoding DNA repair protein RecO → MTLGETKGIILFTKDYKEKDKLVKIFTESFGKLMFFVKGAHRKNNPIGPAILPFTEAVYIGDFREEGLSFLNGSKEVSSLRLIQEDIFVNAYATYILNLVDAAIEDRTYDPNLYYFVQQALKLLNENKDPEIITNIFEIQLLSRFGITPEWRHCSACQETRGKFDYSSKYSGVLCERHWHLDDRRYHADPRAIHFIRLFSAISYDKVQDINVKTETKVAIRTTIDELYDEYVGINLKSKKFIDQMKSWEETLKLPKREKKGEEDDKTIS, encoded by the coding sequence ATGACCTTAGGAGAAACGAAAGGAATTATTTTATTTACCAAGGACTACAAAGAAAAAGATAAACTAGTCAAAATTTTTACGGAATCTTTTGGTAAATTGATGTTTTTTGTTAAAGGGGCGCATCGTAAAAATAATCCGATTGGTCCTGCTATTTTGCCTTTCACAGAAGCTGTATATATTGGAGATTTTAGAGAAGAAGGACTGTCTTTTTTAAATGGAAGTAAAGAGGTTTCATCACTTCGCCTCATTCAGGAAGATATTTTTGTGAATGCCTATGCAACGTACATTTTGAATTTAGTTGATGCCGCCATCGAAGATCGAACGTACGATCCTAATTTATATTATTTTGTACAACAAGCATTAAAGTTATTGAATGAGAATAAGGATCCAGAGATCATTACGAATATTTTTGAAATCCAACTATTAAGCCGTTTTGGTATTACTCCAGAGTGGCGACATTGTAGCGCATGTCAAGAAACTCGAGGGAAATTTGATTATTCATCAAAATATAGCGGGGTGTTATGTGAAAGACATTGGCATCTTGATGATCGCCGGTATCATGCCGATCCTAGAGCTATTCATTTTATTCGTCTTTTTTCAGCCATTTCGTATGACAAAGTTCAAGATATTAATGTTAAAACGGAGACTAAAGTGGCTATCAGAACAACGATTGATGAATTGTACGATGAATATGTTGGGATAAACTTAAAAAGTAAGAAGTTCATCGACCAAATGAAAAGTTGGGAAGAAACCTTAAAGTTACCTAAACGGGAAAAAAAGGGTGAGGAAGATGACAAAACTATATCTTAA
- a CDS encoding AAA family ATPase, whose protein sequence is MTKLYLKGMKYEKVVNTSQFPFSLPILSDLDQLLFERPVTFLIGENGSGKSTIIETIAGLMDLNLEGGSKNNFFVSYKEQTSLVEASRPIRYPSYPKDSYFYRAESYYNLMTDIEMIDQGAGVFTRDLHTYSRGESFYELVATRFFGQGFYLLDEPETGLSLSTQLQLMVLMHELVEDDSQFVIATHSPVLLFFPNARIYEFTEGKIIKRTLQETKIYQEWAMIFERKEQFFQKLFES, encoded by the coding sequence ATGACAAAACTATATCTTAAAGGAATGAAGTATGAAAAAGTAGTAAATACATCGCAGTTTCCATTTAGTTTACCCATTTTAAGTGATTTAGACCAACTTCTTTTTGAAAGGCCAGTTACGTTTTTGATTGGCGAAAATGGTTCTGGAAAATCAACTATAATAGAAACGATTGCAGGATTGATGGACTTGAATCTTGAAGGCGGCTCAAAAAATAATTTTTTTGTTTCTTATAAAGAACAGACTTCACTAGTTGAGGCAAGTCGACCAATAAGATATCCGAGTTATCCTAAAGATAGCTATTTTTATCGGGCAGAATCCTACTACAACTTAATGACTGATATTGAAATGATTGATCAAGGAGCGGGTGTTTTCACAAGAGATCTGCATACCTACTCAAGAGGAGAATCATTTTATGAGCTAGTAGCAACTCGTTTTTTTGGACAAGGATTTTATCTACTGGATGAGCCTGAGACTGGTTTGTCTCTTAGCACACAATTACAACTGATGGTTTTGATGCATGAGTTGGTAGAGGATGATTCGCAATTTGTGATTGCTACCCATTCGCCTGTCCTGTTATTTTTTCCAAATGCTAGAATCTATGAATTTACAGAAGGAAAAATTATTAAACGTACACTACAAGAAACCAAAATCTATCAAGAGTGGGCAATGATTTTTGAAAGAAAAGAGCAATTTTTTCAAAAACTGTTTGAATCGTAA
- the glyQ gene encoding glycine--tRNA ligase subunit alpha, translating to MEKKLTVQEMILTLQKFWSSNGCMLMQAYDTEKGAGTMSPYTFLRAIGPEPWNAAYVEPSRRPADGRYGENPNRLYQHHQFQVVMKPSPENIQELYLESLELLGIDPLAHDIRFVEDNWENPSMGCAGLGWEVWLDGMEITQFTYFQQVGGLACHPVTSEITYGIERLASYIQEVESVYDLEWTQGVKYGEIFNQPEYEHSKYSFEISNQEMLLENFDKFEREAKRCIDESLVHPAYDYILKCSHTFNLLDARGAVSVTERAGYLARIRNMAKAVAKIFVAEREKLGFPLLNKDTQTTKEAK from the coding sequence ATGGAAAAGAAACTTACTGTACAAGAAATGATTTTAACCTTACAAAAATTTTGGTCATCTAATGGTTGTATGCTGATGCAAGCTTATGATACGGAGAAAGGGGCAGGGACAATGAGTCCGTATACTTTTCTACGAGCAATTGGACCTGAGCCTTGGAATGCCGCGTATGTAGAGCCCTCAAGAAGACCAGCTGACGGACGATATGGAGAGAACCCAAATCGTTTGTATCAACATCACCAATTTCAAGTGGTGATGAAACCATCTCCTGAAAATATTCAGGAATTGTACTTGGAAAGTTTAGAACTATTAGGAATCGATCCTTTAGCGCATGATATTCGTTTTGTTGAAGATAACTGGGAAAATCCTTCGATGGGATGTGCAGGTCTCGGTTGGGAAGTTTGGCTTGATGGCATGGAAATTACACAGTTTACGTATTTCCAACAAGTAGGTGGACTGGCTTGTCACCCGGTCACTTCAGAGATTACTTATGGAATCGAACGTCTGGCTTCTTATATTCAAGAGGTAGAAAGTGTTTATGATCTAGAATGGACACAAGGTGTTAAATACGGTGAAATTTTCAATCAACCAGAATACGAACATTCTAAATATTCGTTTGAGATCAGCAATCAAGAAATGCTTTTAGAAAACTTTGATAAATTCGAAAGAGAAGCTAAACGTTGTATCGACGAGAGTTTAGTTCATCCTGCCTATGATTATATTTTGAAATGTAGTCATACATTTAACTTGTTAGATGCTCGTGGTGCGGTATCTGTAACGGAACGCGCAGGGTATTTAGCTCGTATCAGAAATATGGCAAAAGCAGTAGCGAAAATTTTTGTCGCAGAACGGGAAAAGCTAGGCTTTCCACTACTAAACAAAGACACTCAAACTACTAAGGAGGCAAAATAA
- the glyS gene encoding glycine--tRNA ligase subunit beta, which produces MAKDLLLEIGLEEMPAHIVSPSRLQLESKIVAFLDENKLTYETVQSFSTPRRLAVRVTQLPEQQEDTQEEIKGPAKKIAQDADGNWSKAAQGFVRGQGLTTEAITFKELNGVEYVYVTKHNQGQKTIDVLSGLKDVITSLTFPVTMHWADYDFEYIRPIHWIVALLDDEVIPFTVLDVATGKSSRGHRFLGDDVTFDHSSEYEEKMKEQFVIVDPNERKAMIIEQANQLAEKKHWKLELDEKLLEEVNNLVEYPTAFVGAFDEKYLSVPDEVLVTSMKEHQRYFDVRNDQGLLLPHFISVRNGDKVHIENVIKGNEKVLIARLEDAEFFYNEDKKLSIDECVNKLKNVTFHEKIGTIYEKMQRVSIIGQIIGKEVGLSEEELTDLKRASEIYKFDLVTNMVGEFPELQGLMGEKYALLQGEKPAVAKAIREHYLPTSSEGELPVSAVGAVLAIADKLDSVFSFFAVGMIPSGSNDPYALRRQTYGVIRIIENKGWQFPLVQLQMEIDAAVNADSQKYGIQLTTGQEEVIDFVKARLRQLLMTKDVRHDVIDAVISSEQKDLAKLFSAATILKKHLLDEDFRPSIEALTRVINLAKKGRELLSQENQIDTTLFENNAEKALHKAVNEIEEKFNENTMSENYQALVNLRPLIEAYFEETMVMVEDEQVKANRLKELNRIAKMSLSLASLDLLIVK; this is translated from the coding sequence ATGGCAAAAGACCTATTACTTGAAATTGGCTTGGAAGAAATGCCAGCTCATATTGTCAGCCCAAGTCGTTTACAATTGGAAAGCAAAATAGTAGCATTTTTAGACGAAAATAAATTAACGTATGAGACTGTTCAAAGTTTCTCTACACCTCGTCGTTTGGCTGTTCGAGTGACGCAATTACCAGAACAACAAGAAGATACACAAGAGGAAATTAAAGGGCCAGCTAAAAAAATTGCTCAAGATGCTGACGGAAATTGGAGTAAAGCAGCGCAAGGGTTTGTTAGAGGTCAAGGTCTAACTACGGAGGCAATTACTTTTAAAGAATTAAATGGTGTAGAATATGTTTATGTAACAAAACATAACCAAGGTCAAAAAACAATCGATGTATTATCGGGCTTAAAAGATGTTATTACAAGCTTGACTTTCCCGGTTACGATGCACTGGGCGGATTATGATTTTGAATATATTCGTCCAATTCATTGGATTGTGGCTTTATTAGATGACGAAGTGATTCCGTTTACTGTTTTAGATGTAGCAACAGGAAAAAGCTCTCGCGGTCATCGTTTCTTGGGGGATGACGTAACGTTCGATCATTCAAGTGAGTACGAAGAAAAAATGAAGGAACAATTTGTTATCGTTGATCCTAATGAAAGAAAAGCAATGATCATTGAGCAAGCAAATCAGTTAGCTGAAAAGAAACATTGGAAGCTAGAGTTGGATGAGAAGTTGCTAGAAGAAGTCAATAATTTAGTTGAATATCCAACTGCATTTGTGGGTGCTTTTGATGAAAAATATCTTTCTGTTCCAGATGAAGTGTTGGTTACCTCAATGAAAGAACATCAACGTTATTTTGATGTACGCAATGATCAAGGCTTGTTATTACCACATTTTATTTCTGTAAGAAACGGTGACAAGGTTCATATTGAAAATGTAATCAAAGGAAATGAGAAAGTCTTGATTGCTCGTTTAGAAGATGCCGAATTTTTCTACAACGAAGATAAAAAATTATCAATTGATGAGTGCGTTAACAAGCTAAAAAATGTTACGTTCCACGAAAAAATTGGTACAATTTATGAAAAAATGCAGCGCGTAAGTATTATTGGGCAAATCATTGGTAAAGAAGTCGGTTTATCAGAAGAGGAACTGACTGATTTAAAGCGTGCTTCTGAAATTTATAAATTTGACCTAGTGACGAATATGGTCGGTGAGTTTCCAGAACTACAAGGACTAATGGGGGAAAAATACGCTTTGCTACAAGGTGAAAAACCGGCAGTAGCCAAAGCGATTCGAGAACATTATTTGCCGACATCAAGTGAAGGAGAACTTCCTGTTTCTGCGGTAGGTGCCGTTTTAGCCATTGCAGATAAACTAGATAGCGTTTTTTCATTCTTTGCAGTAGGAATGATTCCAAGCGGTTCTAATGATCCGTATGCATTACGTCGTCAAACATACGGTGTAATCCGAATCATTGAAAATAAAGGTTGGCAGTTCCCGTTAGTTCAACTTCAAATGGAAATCGATGCAGCTGTAAATGCGGATAGCCAAAAGTACGGAATTCAATTGACCACAGGACAAGAAGAAGTCATTGATTTTGTAAAAGCCCGCTTGCGTCAGTTATTGATGACGAAAGATGTACGACATGATGTCATTGATGCTGTGATTTCTTCTGAACAAAAAGACTTAGCTAAACTATTTTCAGCAGCAACTATTCTAAAAAAACATTTGCTAGATGAGGATTTCAGACCTTCGATCGAAGCGTTGACACGAGTGATTAATTTAGCTAAAAAAGGTCGAGAACTACTAAGTCAAGAAAACCAAATCGACACAACTTTATTTGAAAATAATGCGGAAAAAGCACTGCATAAAGCGGTAAACGAAATTGAAGAAAAATTCAATGAAAATACTATGTCAGAAAACTATCAAGCATTAGTCAATTTACGCCCGTTGATTGAAGCTTATTTTGAAGAAACAATGGTGATGGTAGAAGATGAACAAGTAAAGGCAAATCGTTTGAAAGAACTCAATCGAATTGCAAAAATGTCCCTATCATTGGCTAGCCTTGATTTATTGATTGTGAAATAA
- a CDS encoding DUF2177 family protein, whose protein sequence is MNHFMKLFSIAAFTFLVLDFIWLLLIAKKMYQDHIGDLLGPTKIIPAVVFYGLYLVGILFFVVYPAIEKDNLLYAISAGAFLGVLCYGTYDLTNLATIKDWSSLVTVIDLIWGGFVTATTCGITVFIAQHFNWR, encoded by the coding sequence ATGAATCACTTTATGAAATTATTTAGCATTGCGGCTTTTACGTTTCTTGTGTTGGATTTTATCTGGTTACTATTGATTGCAAAAAAAATGTATCAAGATCATATAGGAGACTTGCTAGGACCAACTAAAATTATTCCAGCAGTCGTTTTTTATGGATTATATCTGGTTGGAATCCTATTTTTCGTTGTTTATCCTGCAATTGAAAAAGATAATCTTCTATATGCCATTTCAGCAGGCGCTTTTCTTGGCGTGTTATGTTATGGGACGTATGATTTAACAAATCTCGCTACGATTAAAGATTGGTCATCGCTCGTAACAGTTATTGATTTAATATGGGGTGGCTTTGTTACTGCAACAACTTGTGGTATTACTGTCTTTATTGCACAGCATTTTAATTGGAGGTGA